CCCCGACGAGGTCTTCGAGGCTCGCATGTCGCTGCACCTCGTGAGCGATGACGACGCCGACGAGGTCGACCTGGCGGCGATCCGCGATCGCGACGAGGACGACGCTACCCTGGCCGCGGAGTACGACGTCAGCGAGGACCAGATCCGGTGCTACCGCCGAGTCGCCCGGGCGGAAGACCAATCCCGGACGGCCAACGACCGCTACCGCGACGAGTTCGACAGCATCCTCGCCGACGCCGAACTCTCCGAACGTATGACGACCGACGTCCGCGAGGACGGCCTCGAGGACGCCACCGAGGGGATGGAGACGGACGTCGATTTCTAAGCACCAGTCGTTTGCGCTGCGGTCTCCCGAACGGACGGCGCCACCGCTGTCGCACAGCGCGGCGTCCTTCGGCCACCGGTCGGTCAAGAGCACGTCGTCGCCCCCGCAGACGCGGCCGCCGCTTCGAGGGTCCCTTGGCCGCCCGCTCTCGTCGTTCGTCCGCGGCTGCTCCACCTGCTTCGGCGAGACTTCTTATAGGAAAGGGCGGCCAGGCGACCCGTGATGCGCGACCGGATTCCGTTCAGCGACCTGCGGACCGCCGCCTACTGTCCGCGGAAGTGTTACTATCAGCGCACGCGACCCGCGGAGGAACGCGAGCCGCCGCCCGAGGTCGAGTCGATCCGCGCGCTCGCGATCAGGTACGACGAGTTGCTCGCGGCGTCCCCGGACGACCTCGAGCGGGAACCGATCGCCGTCTCGCCGGGCCGCTATCGCGACCGCCTGGCGTCGACGCGGGATCGACTCGCGGACGCGGACGCAGAGACTGACCAGTGGGACCGCCTCCGGAACCCTCGCGAGCGAGACCGCCTGGCGACCGGACGCCACTGTCGCGGAATCGTCCACAAGGTGCTCGCCGACCCGCTCGAACCGGTCCTGATATCCTCCGGCGAACCCCCCGACAACGGCGTCTGGAAACCGCAGTCGGTCCACGCCGTCGCGGCCGCCAAGGCGCTGTCCTGGGAGCACGAGGAATCGATCGAGCGGGCCTGGCTCGAGTATCCGGCCTACGGCGTGATCCGGTCGATCGAGCTGACGACCGAGCGGAAGGCCCGATACCGGAGCGCGCTCCGAGCGGTTCGAGAACTGGATGGGCCGCCCGCGCGGACGACCAACCGCTCGAAGTGCGAGGCCTGCGAGTTCGCCGCCGAATGCGGCGTCAAAACGCGGACCCTACGATCGCTGCTCGACCTCGGGTAATGCTACTGCCGTTCGAGCCAGGCCTCGATCTCGTCGGCCAGGGCGCCCCGCCGGTGGATCGTCCCGGTCGAGAGGTCGACGACGGTGCTCTCGGTGCCGGGCGTTTCGCCGCCGTCGAGGACGACTGCCTGGTCGAGCACTCGGTCGCCGATTTCGTCGACGCGGCGGGCGCTCGGCTCGCCGCTGACGTTGGCGCTGGTCGAGGTAATCGGCCGCTCGGCGCGCTCGATAAGTTCGAGCGCGGGGTCACAGTCGGGCACGCGGATGCCGACCCTATCTCGACCGGCAGTGAGGACGTCGGGGACGATATCGCGACGCTCACAGAGCACGGTGACGGGGCCCGGGAGGAACTCGTCGGCGAAGGCTCGTTCGCGCTCGCCCGCGCGGATGTAGTCGTTTTCGATGGCCGCCTCGAATCGCGGGACCGCGAGCGAGACGGGCTTCGAGCGGTCCCGGCCTTTCGCGTCGAAGACGCGCTCGACGGCGTCGGGGTCGAGGGCGTCGGCCGCGAGCCCGTAAACCGTCTCGGTCGGGTAGACGACCAGATCGCCGTCCCGAATCGCCGCCGCTGCACGCTCGAGATCGTCGTCGTTCATGGTTGGGACTCGATCCGTGATCGGCAAAAACGCACCGTCCGCAGTCGGTCGCGAGCGATGGCCGCACGACGACCGGCGGCTCGCTCGCGGCCGGACTCGGGACCTACTCGAGTCCGAGCGCCGACTCGAGGTCGTCGTAGTCGGGGAACTCCGGCCAGTCGGTGGCGACCCAGGCGCCCTCGACGGTCCGGTCGGCGTCGAGCGCGAAGAAGGCGACGCGAGGTTCGCTGAGCCCGGTCATCCCGTCGAGCTCGTGGGCGATGTCGTACGACTCCGCGACCCGGTTGCTCGGGTCGGTGAAGAACGCGAAGGGGTAGTCGTTGTCCTCGATGAACCGCTTGATTCCGTAGGGAGTCGAGGCCGTGACGCCGACGACGCGGGCCGCGTCGTCCCAGTCGCGCTCGGCGAGTTCGTCCCAGACGTACTTCGCGACGAACGAGCCGGTCATCGGGGTGAAGACGAGGATCGTCCGACCGTCGGTCTCGTCGACGAGTTCCGACAGCGTTCGGTCCTCCCAGAACTCGTCGGTGACCAGCGGACGGGTGAACTCTGGGGCCTCCTCGCCCGGCTCGGGGTGGTCCGTCGGGCCGAGTTCGACGACGTCGAACTCCGGCATCAGACGTCACCTCCCGCGTCCGCCGCTGCCGCGTCGGGGCGGTCGCCCTCGCCGTAGGTCGCGTCGAGGTAGTCGACGATGTTGGCGCTTTCCGCCATCGTGACGCCGGTGTTCTCGTCGACGATGACGGGCACGGTCCGGACGCCCGCGACGCGCTTGACGACGTCGCGCTCGGAGTGCAGCGGCTCGATGAACCGCGAGTGGTAGCCCAGATCGTACTCGTTCAGCCGTCGCGCGACCCGCTCGCAGTACGGACAGCCCTGGAGTCGGTAGAACGTGATCGGTCGGTCGATGCGCTCGCTCATACCGACTCGTAGGGGAAACGGTCGGGTAAACGTGTCGTCGCCGGCGGCCCTGACCGCGACCGATCTTAAAATGGGAAACGGTTAACCGATTCGGCTATTAGGCTGTATATCAATGGCGTTGTCTCCGCTGTTCGAGGTACCGTTGGCCGCCTACGAGCTTCCAGTCGTAGGTGTCGAATTCGACCAGTCGACCGTGACGATCCTCGGCTCGCTCGCGGTCGCCCTTCTCATCGGCCTCTCAGCGTTCTTCTCCTCGTCGGAGATCGCGATGTTCAACCTCCCGAAACACCGCATCGAGGGGATGATCGAGGACGACGTCAAGGGTGCGGACCTGGTCAAAGCGCTCAAGGACGATCCGCACCGGCTGCTCGTGACGATCCTGGTCGGGAACAACATCGTCAACATCGCGATGTCGTCGATCGCGACGGCGATCCTCTCGCTGCACTTCGGCGGCCTGGTCGGCGTCCTGCTGGCGACGTTCGGGATCACCGCGCTCGTCCTCCTGTTCGGCGAGAGCGTGCCCAAGTCCTACGCCGTCGAGAACACCGAGACCTGGTCGATGCGTATCGCGAAGCCGTTGAAAGCCACGGAGTACCTCCTGTATCCGCTGATCGTCCTCTTCGACTACCTCACGCGGCAGGTCAACCGGCTCATCGGCTCGACGGGGGCGATCGAGTCACCCTACGTCACCCGCGACGAGATCCAGGAGATGATCGAGTCCGGCGAGCGCGAGGGCGTCTTAGAGGAGGAGGAACACGAGATGCTCACGCGCATCTTCCGCTTTAACAACACCATCGTCAAGGAGGTGATGACCCCGCGACTCGATATGACGGCGGTCCCGAAAGACGCCGACATCGACGAGGCCATCGAGACCTGTATCCAGAGCGGCCACGCCCGGATCCCGGTCTACGAGGGCAGCCTCGACAACGTGCTGGGCGTCGTCCACATCCGCGATCTGGTGCGCGATCTCAACTACGGCGAGACCAAGAGCGACGACCTCGAACTGGCGGACCTCATCCAGCCGACCCTGCACGTCCCCGAATCGAAGAACGTCGACGAACTCCTGACCGAGATGCGGGAAAACCGGATGCACATGGCCATCGTCATCGACGAGTTCGGCACCACCGAGGGCCTGGTGACGATGGAGGACATGATCGAGGAGATCATCGGCGAGATCTTGGAGGGCGGCGAGGATATGCCGATCGAGGAAATCGACGCGGACACCGTCCTCGTCCGGGGCGAGGTCAACATCGAAGACGTCAATGAGGCCCTCGAGATCGATCTGCCCGAAGGCGAGGAGTTCGAGACGATCGCCGGCTTCATCTTCAACCGCGCCGGCCGCCTGGTCGAGGAGGGCGAGGAGATCGAGTACGACGGCGTCCGGATCACCGTCGAGGACGTCGAGAACACTCGGATCATGAAGGCCCGACTCAAGAAACTCGAGGAGTACGAGCGACGGGTCGAGGAGGAAGAAAGCGCCGCGGCCGTCGAGATCGACGAAAACGACGAGTAACGGCCTCCGGTCGTGGTGTCTGTACTGTTTGTACTGTCTGTAACGGTCGCGACGTGGAGATCAGTTTCGTGACCCGACGAGCGCCGCGATATCGCGGGCGACCGCCGGCGGGACGACGATCCGGCGTGGTCCCTGCACGTACTTTCCGTCCGGTTGCGCGTAGCTGAGCGTGACGACGACGGCATCGCCCAGCGGCCGGGTCGAGACGCCCTCGATCACGTCGAGATCGATCCGCTGGTCGGGTTCGTAGAGGTAGATCGCTTCCTCCTCGCGGTCGAGCGCGCCGACCGACTGGAGGAACGAGGCGAGGACCAGTGCGACCAGCGCGAGCGGGATCAACAGCGCGGCCAGGCCGGTGAAGGGACCGGCGCCGACGGCGAGCAACTCGTTCTGGGAGACGTACCGTCCGATGCCCATCAGCGCGCCGATGACCCCGCCCATGAGGACCGTCCCGACGGCGGCGTCGACCGCCCGGTCGAGGCGCCGTCCCGAGGGAACCTCGACGGAACGCGAGGCGGTGAGCCGCTCGAGGTAGCGGCCGGTATCCGCGGCGGCGAGCGCGAGGACCGTCGCGGAAAGCGCCGCGATGAACGCGAGGACGACGATTCGACCGGTCCGGCCGGCGGTCTCGCCGCCCATCCGGTAGAGTCGCCAGCTGACGACGATTCCGATCGCGGCGAAGAAAGTACCGACGCCGAACAGCCACAGGAGTCGCACGGTGCGGGAGGTACTGGCGTCCCGTCGCCACTGGAGCATGTCGTCCCCGTCGGCCGCGGGTCCGGCCTCACTTCCATCTCCGGTGGCGTCGACGGCGTCCTCGTCCATACTCGAACTCACGACCCGTTGTGTAAAGACCGTTCGATGTCGCCCGTTCTCCTCGCCTCGGGAGCGAGCGCTCAGAGCAGGATCGCGCTGACGGCGACGTAGCCGGCGTAGGAGACGACGATCGCTCCGGCGAGCGAGCCGGCCCACGCGAGTACGGTAAAGCCCATCTTGCGGGCGCTGACGCCGCCGCCGGCGCCGGCCGCGGCGTAGCCGCTCCCGATGATCGCGCTGACGATGATCTCGTTGAACGAGACTGGAAT
This window of the Natrinema salifodinae genome carries:
- a CDS encoding CRISPR-associated protein Cas4, with translation MRDRIPFSDLRTAAYCPRKCYYQRTRPAEEREPPPEVESIRALAIRYDELLAASPDDLEREPIAVSPGRYRDRLASTRDRLADADAETDQWDRLRNPRERDRLATGRHCRGIVHKVLADPLEPVLISSGEPPDNGVWKPQSVHAVAAAKALSWEHEESIERAWLEYPAYGVIRSIELTTERKARYRSALRAVRELDGPPARTTNRSKCEACEFAAECGVKTRTLRSLLDLG
- a CDS encoding L-threonylcarbamoyladenylate synthase; its protein translation is MNDDDLERAAAAIRDGDLVVYPTETVYGLAADALDPDAVERVFDAKGRDRSKPVSLAVPRFEAAIENDYIRAGERERAFADEFLPGPVTVLCERRDIVPDVLTAGRDRVGIRVPDCDPALELIERAERPITSTSANVSGEPSARRVDEIGDRVLDQAVVLDGGETPGTESTVVDLSTGTIHRRGALADEIEAWLERQ
- a CDS encoding redoxin domain-containing protein yields the protein MPEFDVVELGPTDHPEPGEEAPEFTRPLVTDEFWEDRTLSELVDETDGRTILVFTPMTGSFVAKYVWDELAERDWDDAARVVGVTASTPYGIKRFIEDNDYPFAFFTDPSNRVAESYDIAHELDGMTGLSEPRVAFFALDADRTVEGAWVATDWPEFPDYDDLESALGLE
- a CDS encoding glutathione S-transferase N-terminal domain-containing protein, whose translation is MSERIDRPITFYRLQGCPYCERVARRLNEYDLGYHSRFIEPLHSERDVVKRVAGVRTVPVIVDENTGVTMAESANIVDYLDATYGEGDRPDAAAADAGGDV
- a CDS encoding hemolysin family protein; translation: MALSPLFEVPLAAYELPVVGVEFDQSTVTILGSLAVALLIGLSAFFSSSEIAMFNLPKHRIEGMIEDDVKGADLVKALKDDPHRLLVTILVGNNIVNIAMSSIATAILSLHFGGLVGVLLATFGITALVLLFGESVPKSYAVENTETWSMRIAKPLKATEYLLYPLIVLFDYLTRQVNRLIGSTGAIESPYVTRDEIQEMIESGEREGVLEEEEHEMLTRIFRFNNTIVKEVMTPRLDMTAVPKDADIDEAIETCIQSGHARIPVYEGSLDNVLGVVHIRDLVRDLNYGETKSDDLELADLIQPTLHVPESKNVDELLTEMRENRMHMAIVIDEFGTTEGLVTMEDMIEEIIGEILEGGEDMPIEEIDADTVLVRGEVNIEDVNEALEIDLPEGEEFETIAGFIFNRAGRLVEEGEEIEYDGVRITVEDVENTRIMKARLKKLEEYERRVEEEESAAAVEIDENDE